The Nitrospirae bacterium CG2_30_53_67 genome contains the following window.
CTGCCGCAAAGAGTCTCACTCATGCTCGCATGTCCGGCACCGATATCCACCACTCTCAGCCCATCCGGCTCCTGATTGTCGGAAAGAACCAGGTATCTATATCCGCCCCAAACCTCATCCTTGGCATCCTCTTCGGAAACTTCTATCCTGGCTTGTATATCCGCCCGATCCGTGCGGTCAAAGTCAGAGCCCAAAGTACCGTCCTTGATCTCATTAGCCACTCTCTTCCAGGCAAGCCAGATCTCGACATTCTCTCTCAGGTCACGCCCAGGTCTCTTCAGACACCAAACAAGAGATCCCGGATACAATCTCGGAGACTTCCCTCTCTGCTTTGTCCACTCTGCAACCTGATTGCGAAGCGGTCCGCTTCCCGTCCATTCATCCTTCGGATCCATCAAGACAAGAGTGAGCCTTGGAGTGTCCTGTATGGAAGAACTATCCTTTGGATATTTTACGATCGGGATGCCGGCTCCGCGTTCAAATTCTTTCACAACCAGATTATCCATTGCCGGTTTTATTTCAGAATCTTCATCGAGGGAGGCTCTTCGGTCGCTGACGACCTTCTTCAAAGTGGGTTGATGCCTGATCTGGAACCCGTCCGACCCAATCTTCCGGATGAAAAAGGCCTTGGATTCCAGAGCAAACGCCGCATTATCGACTGATGTCGTATCCACTCTCGGTTCTCCAAGTGCGAACCGAAGCTCGGGCAAATGGGCTACCTTGTCCACCTGACCGCCGGAGGACTCAAAAAGTATGGTCGAGGCCACACGGCGATGAATGTCCCTAAGAGGTCCTTTGGTATCTGCATCCAAGGCCCCCGCATGGGAATGTTGGCCAGAGATGTCGGCCTCAATAGCGGCCACAAGCCTGGACTCGCCCAGTTGGCCGAGGATGACTCCCCGAAATTCCGGCGCCCCGAGTGGAGCAGAACCCAATGTAATCAACGGCTCATTTCGTGCCCGCTGATACGCGTCCCGATAGGCCCAGGATATCCACTGGGCAAGCATTGCCAGGGTTCCACGCGTTTGCTGATACTGTTGAAGCGCTTGCCATTTCCGTTGAAAAACCGAAAGGGTCGCAGGATGAAAGGGGTAACAGGCTTCAAACCGGCTCCTCAGAAATTCTTTTGCCTTGGACTCCGTGGATGCCGTATCCACCGCAGTCCAATGGGATGGAAGCTCAGCCCGTCGTTCGAAGCACCAATCAGCATATGCCTTGGCAACATTTTTTCGGATCCTCTCGCTCCCCAAATCCTCAAACAGACGCCTCCGGACCACTTCGCTGATCTCGGTCTCGTCATTTGCGATCAAGTCCTTGGCCACGCGGCGGACGACTTTTTGGATCCTGTCCTGCCATTCCATATCCCAGTCCGTCATCTCCACCTGGCTGCGTGGAAGACTGATGACTGCAGCACCCCGCGTCGTGCCGGTCATGGCCACGGTTAGATTCTGGAGAAAGGCGTGAAAAGAGTCCGCCATTTCCCGATGCCGGTTCATAAAATTCAGTACTTCATCAAAGAGGATGAGCACGGTCCCGCCCGCTGCGTCAAACACCCTTCCGATTGTCTCGGTTCCAGGCGGCGTCGTTTTTGCAGCCTTGCCAAGTTCGGCTACGCCCTTGTCCCCGGCAAGCTGCCGTGCAACATCAATCCATGGAGTCTCACGCCCGTCCTGATGGTCCCATGCATTACCCACAAACACGGCCACCTTTGCTTCCGGAACAGCAGAGAGCCCGGCTCCCTGAAGAAGCTCTGAAACACCCGGATAGGCGCCGGCCTTCTTACCATTTTTAGCAAGGTGGTAGAGTGCCGTGAGGGTATGAGTCTTGCCGCCCCCGAACTGCGTGATCAGGGTCAAGACCGGCGCCGTGTCAGCAGTTTCACCGCTCAGACGGCGGAGGACCATTCCCGCGTGTTCTTTCAGAGCCCTGGTAAAGCACGTTCGTGAAAAGAATTGCTCGGGATTTCGGTAATCCTCCGGCGCCGTTTTTGCAACAACTTGTTCAAGGGCAATGGCAAACTCATCCGGATTAAATGAACGGCCCTCTCGAACTTCTTTTCGTGGTGTTGCCACCTTGTACCAGGGTTCCATAAAAACTCCTTTCACCGCGGAGGCGCAGAGACCGCGGAGAATTCTTTAGCCCGACTGTCCACCCGCCAAGCTTCAGGTAGGTCAACAATTGGGCTTCGTGGATGGGT
Protein-coding sequences here:
- a CDS encoding AAA family ATPase: MEPWYKVATPRKEVREGRSFNPDEFAIALEQVVAKTAPEDYRNPEQFFSRTCFTRALKEHAGMVLRRLSGETADTAPVLTLITQFGGGKTHTLTALYHLAKNGKKAGAYPGVSELLQGAGLSAVPEAKVAVFVGNAWDHQDGRETPWIDVARQLAGDKGVAELGKAAKTTPPGTETIGRVFDAAGGTVLILFDEVLNFMNRHREMADSFHAFLQNLTVAMTGTTRGAAVISLPRSQVEMTDWDMEWQDRIQKVVRRVAKDLIANDETEISEVVRRRLFEDLGSERIRKNVAKAYADWCFERRAELPSHWTAVDTASTESKAKEFLRSRFEACYPFHPATLSVFQRKWQALQQYQQTRGTLAMLAQWISWAYRDAYQRARNEPLITLGSAPLGAPEFRGVILGQLGESRLVAAIEADISGQHSHAGALDADTKGPLRDIHRRVASTILFESSGGQVDKVAHLPELRFALGEPRVDTTSVDNAAFALESKAFFIRKIGSDGFQIRHQPTLKKVVSDRRASLDEDSEIKPAMDNLVVKEFERGAGIPIVKYPKDSSSIQDTPRLTLVLMDPKDEWTGSGPLRNQVAEWTKQRGKSPRLYPGSLVWCLKRPGRDLRENVEIWLAWKRVANEIKDGTLGSDFDRTDRADIQARIEVSEEDAKDEVWGGYRYLVLSDNQEPDGLRVVDIGAGHASMSETLCGRVITAMRSEALLNESVGAGYIDRNWPPALKASGAWPLTSLRQSFLNGSLTRLIDPDTVLRGKIVEFVSNGDFGLGSGQKADGTYERLWFKELILPEEVAFESGVFLLRKDKTELLKAGVKAVPKPEEPTEPGPGPEPGPEPGPEPGPTPEPGKRTLRLVGTIPPELWNRLGTKILPKLKAGDDLQVGVNFSVTLNSDIAGHIESELRQILDDLGLSDSVGIE